Proteins from a genomic interval of Diospyros lotus cultivar Yz01 chromosome 6, ASM1463336v1, whole genome shotgun sequence:
- the LOC127804759 gene encoding pentatricopeptide repeat-containing protein At4g39952, mitochondrial, whose amino-acid sequence MSKHFRLTYAQYMSLACFCNCRSVVGAPMLTFKRNYFYRRFYSSLSSHSTAFLDRQINRFLSIQTLDPKSVLQSHGYIITTGSPNNAFIASKLISLYGSINKPDLSAKVFDSVRFKDAFLWNSIIKAHFSNGNYSEALEFYLQMRFSGVLPNDFTFPMVVSACAELSLLKKGMEMHALVSKLGLFAGNSAVGSSFLYMYSTCGCIEDAADLFDEFPMRDVVAWTALVIGYVQNGESEKGLECFCEMHRIGGDEERPNSRTFEGGFQACGNLGFLSEGMCLQSLATKTGIDHVQGVQSSILSMYIKCGCPEEACLSFCEVDNKDVIAWTSVIGVYARLGRIMECIYLFSQMQVAGIYPDGIVISCLLSGFGNSMRVNEGKAFHGILLRRNYIFNQMVINALLSMYFRFGLFSLAEKLFDRAHDRDKETWNIMAFEYDKVGLESKCIELFREMQYLGIEYNPNGLLSVISSCSRIGANHLAQSLHCCVIKSLMHENISFANSLIDLYGKSGNFGTAWKIFCRTHKDTVTWNTLISSYVHGEHFCEALSLFNKMVSEGFKPNIATLVTLLSASSRMASLEKGEQIHIYIKEGGFEFNISLATALVDMYAKCGQLEKSREIFDSMDEKDVISWNVMISAYGVHGDAKSALEIFQQMERSDVKPNELTFLAVLSACTHAGLVQEGKCLFERMGNYSLSPTLKHYACMVDLLGRSGNLHEAEDLVLSMPIAPDGGLWGALLSACKIHNNTQMGMRIAKHAIEADQENDGYYVMIADMYTSLGKWEEAEKVRVMMQELGVQKRAGLSTV is encoded by the coding sequence ATGAGTAAACACTTCCGACTTACATATGCTCAATATATGTCATTGGCTTGCTTTTGTAATTGTAGGTCGGTGGTGGGAGCTCCAATGCTTACATTCAAACGTAACTACTTTTACAGACGTTTTTACTCCTCTTTGTCATCCCATTCAACTGCCTTCCTCGATCGTCAAATCAACCGCTTCCTTTCTATCCAAACTTTGGATCCCAAATCGGTCCTCCAATCTCATGGCTACATCATCACAACTGGGAGCCCGAATAATGCCTTCATAGCGTCGAAGCTCATTTCTCTCTATGGTTCTATTAACAAGCCCGACTTGTCGGCGAAAGTGTTCGATTCGGTTCGCTTCAAAGATGCCTTCCTTTGGAACTCCATAATCAAAGCCCACTTCTCTAATGGCAATTACTCAGAAGCCCTTGAATTTTATCTCCAAATGCGATTTTCTGGTGTCCTGCCTAACGATTTCACTTTTCCGATGGTTGTTTCTGCCTGCGCTGAGCTTTCCTTGCTAAAGAAGGGCATGGAAATGCATGCTTTGGTTTCAAAACTTGGACTTTTTGCGGGTAATTCTGCAGTTGGATCTTCGTTTTTATACATGTACTCGACGTGTGGTTGTATTGAAGATGCGGCTGACTTGTTTGACGAATTTCCAATGAGGGATGTGGTTGCTTGGACCGCGCTTGTAATTGGGTATGTGCAGAACGGCGAGAGTGAGAAGGGTTTGGAATGTTTTTGTGAGATGCACAGGATAGGTGGGGATGAGGAGAGGCCTAATTCTAGAACATTTGAAGGGGGATTTCAAGCTTGTGGAAATTTGGGGTTTTTGTCAGAGGGAATGTGCTTACAAAGTTTAGCAACAAAAACTGGAATCGATCATGTTCAAGGTGTTCaatcttcaattttgtctatgTATATCAAGTGTGGATGTCCTGAGGAAGCTTGTCTTTCATTTTGTGAAGTTGATAATAAGGATGTTATAGCGTGGACATCTGTTATTGGTGTTTATGCAAGATTGGGACGCATAATGGaatgtatatatttgttttcaCAGATGCAGGTTGCTGGAATCTATCCAGACGGGATAGTTATCAGTTGTCTGCTTTCAGGTTTTGGTAATTCCATGAGAGTCAATGAAGGGAAGGCCTTTCATGGGATACTCCTCAggagaaattatatatttaatcagATGGTTATCAATGCATTACTGTCAATGTATTTTAGGTTCGGACTTTTTTCTCTCGCAGAAAAGCTTTTTGACAGAGCACATGACAGGGACAAAGAGACTTGgaacataatggcttttgagtATGATAAGGTAGGACTGGAATCCAAGTGCATAGAACTGTTTAGGGAAATGCAATATCTAGGCATTGAATATAATCCAAATGGTTTGCTATCTGTTATTTCTTCATGTTCTCGAATAGGAGCAAACCATTTAGCCCAGTCGCTTCATTGCTGTGTAATTAAAAGTCTGATGCATGAGAATATCTCCTTTGCCAATTCACTAATAGACTTATATGGAAAAAGTGGAAACTTTGGTACTGCATGGAAGATCTTTTGTAGGACACATAAGGATACTGTCACGTGGAACACGTTGATCTCCTCATATGTGCATGGTGAGCATTTTTGTGAGGCTTTAAGCCTCTTCAATAAAATGGTTTCAGAAGGCTTCAAGCCTAATATAGCAACACTGGTTACTTTGCTATCTGCTTCTTCTCGTATGGCATCTTTGGAGAAAGGAGAACAGATTCACATTTATATCAAGGAAGGAGGGTTTGAATTTAATATATCTCTGGCTACTGCTTTAGTTGACATGTATGCAAAATGTGGGCAACtggagaaatcaagagaaatctTTGATTCAATGGATGAAAAAGATGTTATTTCTTGGAATGTGATGATTTCAGCTTATGGAGTGCATGGAGATGCAAAATCTGCGTTAGAAATCTTCCAGCAGATGGAACGGTCAGATGTCAAACCAAATGAACTTACTTTTCTTGCTGTTCTATCTGCTTGTACCCATGCAGGGCTTGTTCAAGAAGGGAAATGCTTGTTTGAGAGAATGGGGAACTATTCTCTGTCACCCACATTGAAGCATTATGCTTGTATGGTGGACCTCCTTGGCAGGTCAGGCAATCTGCATGAAGCTGAAGATTTGGTGCTCTCAATGCCCATTGCTCCTGATGGGGGTCTATGGGGTGCTTTGTTAAGTGCTTGCAAAATACACAACAATACTCAGATGGGTATGAGGATTGCAAAGCATGCTATTGAAGCTGACCAAGAAAATGATGGCTATTATGTAATGATTGCTGACATGTATACCTCTCTAGGGAAGTGGGAGGAGGCAGAAAAGGTTAGAGTGATGATGCAAGAACTGGGAGTGCAGAAAAGGGCAGGATTGAGTACAGTATAG